TTTTATTCCATTCTGCTGTTGATGATAATTTGGAAACTACGAGTTTAGCGGTTTATTGGGTGCATAAAAATCTTGCGCATACGAACAGATTTCTGAAGGATCAGCCTTTTGATACATATTTGATCTagaatgtgattttttttttggtagttTTGTGTTTATATTGCTTGGTGTGTTGATATTAGATTAACTATGATGAAATGTTTCAGTCCATTATCGTGTCACAGATCTCATTTGTGTCAAGTGAGATTTAACTTTGTGTCCGATGATCTTTGAGATGAGATTTGAAGTTCTATCACATTTCTACATATCTTCAACTGACTTTGTCTTACACATGAATAGGATATaataatatttcaaatgaatgtcTACTGTGTGACGTCAAGTATTCAAATAAGTATCACATGATAATCACCAACATGAAACCCGACACTTAACATGTCCTATGACAGTGGCTGTCTGTAGCCTTTCAGTTGCATATGCATATCAACTATAATTTGGATTATTAAAGTAAAGTGAAACATGCTCTGTAGTAGTTGATTTTACACTTAATATATATTGATCGTGtacagattatatatatatatatatatatatatatataaaatccaCAGTCTCAGGACATATGAGGCAGACTGCTCTTGAACTCGCCTCGGGAAGAATAAAGATCTATTGGTCGGTCCATTCATCTTCATAAAGCCTGTATATGCTACTGTACATTGATGACGTGTGCCGGCGCTGTGCTCTGCCTCTCATCATGTGAAGGGGGCTTCATGGGAACACTATCGCAGAGCGTTTTAGTCCTGATCATGTGAAGGGGGCTTTAGTGTTACCAAGGTGAAAAGACCAACCCATACAAGTTACATTTATAATAGATAAGGAAGCCAAGAATTGATAATAATAGTAAAATACAGCTGTATTCAATAATAGCTGTATGAAAGAAGCTATACATATGAATAAGGAATGCTTGAAATTTATGATACATTAATAATTATACATTAAAGGAATAATACATGCCAACTTGATTGGctcgcccacacacaccaccagctGTCACACACAGCGGATAAAAAGGTAACAAGTCTGAACTGAATTAAGCATGCTCTCATCTCGGAGGAGTTCTTAACTGCTGAGCTTTTAAACAGCTTAGTATTTAGGttccatttttattttaagCTAAAAAAAAACGCTATGAACTATCACCTTAACTTGTAAGCTATGACCTATAGTTTTGATATTTACAGACAAAATGTCTACCTACAATAAATACATCTATCAAAGAGTCTCTTCACGGGATCCTTCGCTACTCGATGTTGTAGTAGACGCGTACATCATTTTGGAAGTACCTACTGgcaccttacacaatacagaaGAGGCCACGCCACCATGGTCCTTGGAAAGGGAAGGGTTATGGGAGAGATTCCGTTGGTTGCAATCTACAATCTCCCCGCAAGTGGcctgtgagggaccggcgtggtcgccccacgtatctgggatacatACGGCCAACTGGAAATTGCGAGTGTGGGCTGAAATGAGGGCAATGGACTCAGGACTAagaaaaaagtgaagttttaatctctccaaaacattcacaaaaaatatagcaacgttccaaatgaaaaaggaaatgactgcatCGGTCAGCAAACAAAAACTAAGATAACATAACATAGGATATCATAACCAAAACATACGTCtttcgtactggcctcacgttgtactggcctcacgtcaaaccagcaccaccttcagcctccaaacaccaaatgagcagcccttaaatagggaaatgccaattggcccaatcaaggccatatgggccagaccattagttgggggaacatttacctaaagctaccttaccacactgccccctaccgggacggaagactaacttcacaccagcccaatctaatatatatacacacacacacacacacacacacacacacacacacacacacacacacacacacacacacacacacacacacacacacacacacacacacacactataataataataataataataataatactctaatgcgagacagtgagaagggggaggatttcacctccTCACATTTCCCACCACCTCCGGAGTTTCGCCAACAGGATGGCGAGACAAAAAGTCTGCGACAGTATTCTGCTTTCCCGCTCGGTACTGCACCGTGAAACGAAATGGCTGCAGTGCCAAGAACCAGCGGGTGATGCAAGCATTTGAGTCCTTCATGCTACCCAGCCACTGTGAGGCGCGGTGATCCACAACGAAGGGGTCACGcccccatgcccccacacacacacaatataataataataataataataataattactctaatgcgagacagtgagaagggggaggatttcaccttctcacatgGCACCCTTGATTTAACACAACGGACCTTGATTTATGTTTTAAATTAAGGGAAGTAGTTCTACATCCAACTGTTACTGAGTAAACATTTAATTTTTCTCTTGAATGATCAAGTGAAAACtgtctttgaaaaatgaattggACCCGAAACCAATCATCGAacaatgaatattgtaattaaacacaaaaaaatatggTATTTCACATCATTTGACAAAAGATGACCCTGGAATTGTCCCAAAATGCCCCAAGCGTATTACACAGGAGTAAAATAGGGTAAAAATATGTATTGTCTTTCATAAAAAGACATTGAAAAAGAGAAACGACCATGTGCAGAACCTAAGTTCTGGTAAAGTTCAAGACTAATCAGTGAGCAGTGCGTGCACACAAAGCCCATGCATCATACATAAACTATTATTCTGTTTTCTACTGGTTTCGTGTTCCTTTCTTGACGTCAAACCCCCTTGGGCTTATTTACATAGGTCTCTTATCACAGTCACACAGTCTCACACTGCTATTCACGAGAAACCTGTGAATAGCAGGAATCACACCTTTTCAAACTTGGCATGCCCACTCCTGAAGACATGAACTATTAATATATTTCACACAGGCCTTATTTAGTTATAACACTGGCTTTTAAATCAGTGTTTTCTTGATTCTTCCAGGGTAGCTGGAGTTCAGGAAATAGACACAGGTCGTTCAACTCTCGGTTGTGGATTTACTGGTTTTGCATGAATCACATTGTTGTTAGATCTTATTTATTAATTAGAGGTTAGAAAGGTTCAGTCCATTTGTAAACACTATTCTTCACTCAGGTCATCTGCTTTCAGATGACCTGAGTGAAGTTATCAAACAACTGTAATTTCCCTCAGGGTTTCAACTATGCTCAAATACCACGTACTTCTTTAGTTTTGCCTGGATTTACAGAAATGTTTGATAACTGTTGAAGTGATGAAGATATTGAGGTTATTGGCATACCTTCCCTGCTATTGTAATCTGAACTGGACTTTTTAAGAGCATTACTATACATTACAGTAAACATTGACATACAGCGGTTCCTTTGGTTTCCCGTATGGGCAAAGAGTCGTTATGAGTGACAACGCGTTTCTGAGACCTAAACAGCATTCATCTCAATGATAGTATAGGAGAACAGATCAAAGATAACAGCCAAGTCTCACCGAGTTCATCTTtagttttcattgctgcttccCCAAGGAAACACCATGTTAATCATTATGGAATTGGCTTGGATTTTAAAATTGCCAAGGCGACGAGAGAAAGTTAGGTCACATAGCATTGACAACAAATTCTTAACACGCCAAGACCAAAGGCACTCTTCTTAATGGAGTGTTCCATTACTCTGTGGTCTCAagcaggcccgccgctccctatacgcagagtacgcagagtgcgtagggcaccaaggcccccccccccaccgaaaCAGCGGCAGCGGCCCTGGTCTCAAGGCTAAACATTAACAACTGGACTTTTTTGTCTTGAGTTTTGCCCTGCAGTAACCCCTGAGCTTATccttaaacaaacaaaagtgtttatttttattctccAGGAAGTGCTCTTAAAAGAAGCCCTTGATCCACTGGCATAATTACTCTAAGCCATTGAATCACAATGGATGAAGCAAAAGCGACAACGTTTCCCCCCAATCACATGACAGGTATATAATACACAATGTTTAGGTCATGTGACACTGACAAAAACGGTATAAAAATGACCTCAAATCGTTCTTCAATCCACAGACCGCAGGGTTCACTGCTACTCACAGGATGGGCTGCAGAAGAACAGACTGCATGGAAAGGCCGCTCTCACGACTTTTTGAGAAATTGGGCGGACTTGTTGGCTCCTATCCCATCGGATTCTTCATCGTTCCGCTGGTGGTCTCCTTCATTTTGGGAGGGGGGTTTTACTTCATTGAAAAAAGAACAGACAACGACATAGAACTGCAATTCACACCGAGAGATGGACCCTCCAAAAAAGCGAGAGCCGTTGTCCAAGAATACTTTCCGAGGCAGAAGTCAGAGTTCTCCAGCCAGAGGCTGGTCAGCGAAGGCCACTACGCCACCATCATCGCCGTGGCCAAAGGAAAATCCAACATAATGACCAAAGAAGCCTTTGAAGATATAATAAAGCTGGACCATAAGGTCAAGAGCGTCTCTGTTGTGGAAAACAAGTGGACCTTTGTCACCTTGTGCGTAAAGGTCAATGGTGGCTGCGTCCCAAACGACCTTCTTGAGATCATCGAGTATGACGCAAGCAAAATCGGTCACATGGACATCTTCTATCCTGTGCACAACTCATCAGCCCCCTCAAAGCACACCTTTCTGGGCTCCACCATTGGCGGGGTGAGAAGGAAAGAGAACGGCGTCATCGACTTTGCCAAGGCCGTAAAGTTTGTGTACTTCCTGGAGAACAAAGGAGGGGTGGAAAAATGGCTTCAGCAGTTCCAAAAAACCTTCTTGAATGACCATGGGTACAAAAACGTTATGGTATGTGAAATACATTTAAGGAATAATAGATAACACAGATATATTTAGAAAAAATCCTCAGGCAAGATTGTTTTGAATCAATGCCAAGGCCTTTGACGCATTTCATTTATTCTCTAACCATTTACAAATttgtatttgttcatatttcatCAATGATGTGGAAACCTAGGTCTCCTACTACACATCCCAGTCCAAACAAGAGGAGATTGACAAACTGACCGCTGACGGGATCCCGTTATTTTCCATAACCTACGCCCTCGCCATCACCTTCTCTGTGGTCTCTTGTCTGAGGTAAGGGGAGCATCCGGGGTCAAACAGAGGAACAAACGTCTGAGGTTACTTGACATCTGTGCAAGCCCTCTCACTGTTTATTGCCCAGGTGTATAATGAGGACTACACACCTGTATACATAGCTAGTAGAAACATGAATCATTTAAAGGTATGCATTATTGAACTATTCAAGGTACACAACACCATCTTACATCAGAGACAATCAAACATGTTGCTCATTCAAATTGAACAATAAGAAGTGGCTAATCAGTAGCCAGACCTGTCAACATTGAGAAAAACAACCACATTACCACACCGCTAACTACTCTACTTCTCAGTTTTATCTGGTAACTGTCGTATGTATACCATCCGTGCCCCATtctacttttctttctttcattttatttggataatttaattaattttgtttgccgtttgttatacttttagtatatgttttatgtgttttatgTCCATTTGTTTGTTATACCTTAGGTGTATGTTTTATGTGTAATGGGTCATTTTATATTTTGACTCGTACAAAGATGGGTATAGTTCTTTTAGTTCTTATGAGTTAAGTTTTTTTAGGTGCATGTGGCCTGTCAACATCGGCCGATGGACAATAGATAAACAGCTAATTCTGGCACATTGACATTTTCATGGTTATTAATGTGCATTGCCCATGTCGAAAACTAACCTTGAATGAGTAAACAAAGGTCTACCTCTATGTCAGGATAAATGATTTCCCATCATCTTGTTTCCACTCTTCAACAAGCTTCGAGGTAGCCTCAATAGTTAGATTGTTATGAGTCCCGGTTTCCATGTGTTCATATGTGGAAGGATGGTTGTCACTGTGCTATCTGCTCGTCTCCTGTGTAGACTGGACAATGTGAGGAACAAGGTGTGGGTGGCGTTGATCGGGGTCCTCTCGGCTGGCCTCGCCGTGCTGTCCTCTTTCGGCCTGCTGCTCTACGCCGGTGTCCCCTTCGTCATGACGGTGGCCAACTCCCCCTTCCTCATCCTGGGTGAGGAACAGTTCTCCACGCCCATGGCCTACACCAGTGTTTCTAATCGTAGGGCTCAGGACTCCACTTGGTGGCATGACCTGCATGTGGGACCATGACTGATTTTTGTATCAAATAAAAATCGCTTGAAAGGTCTCATAAAGGTCCAGTACATACGAACATACTTTGAAGCCGACTGATATTCATTATTTAGCGAGGTGAAGTAGGCGAACTTCGCCTGTGACATTGATATTATTGGCAGAGGATTGCACTTAAACAACAGCTCTATGCACTAAGAAATCTCTTCATGCGCTACAGATAATAGAGTGTAGAACAAACACTGGTGTCACTCATAACACAAATAATCAGCCGGCTGTTTTTAAGTACCATGACATGGGAAGTAGACTAAATCTATTGAAGATATCACACATTGACCATGGACCATGCGCCCTGGTACTGAGCAGACCCATAATTTGTGTTTGCCCTACTATGACACATCTGTGAAGAGCCTGTAAGCATTTTCATAAACAAGCCCTTATTTATGATGTCATGTTAGCCACCTGAGAAGACATGATGTTTTACTGCTTTGCCTTGATCTTCCCATTCCAGGTATCGGTGTTGACGACATGTTCATTATGGTCTCTAACTGGCAAAACACCAACGTCAAGGACTCGGTTCCCAAGCGAATGGCACACACCTACAAGGAGGCGGCAAtgtccatcaccatcaccaccctcaCCGACGTGCTTGGTTTCTACATCGGCCTCATGTCCGACTTCCCTTCCATCCAGTACTTCTGTCTGTATACGAGCACGGCCATCATATTCTGCTACGTCTACAACATTACCTTCTTCGGGGCCTTCATGGCTCTGAATGGGAGACGAGAGGAAAGAAACGGACACTGGTTGACCTACATGAAAGTGCCGACCGAAGCCCCGGCTAAGTCCTCTTCCTGGAACACCCTGTGCTGCGTGGGAGGAGACTACGACAAGGAAACTGGAGCAGAGAAGATTCAACCTGTAAATAATTTCTTCAAGAACTATTATGGTCCGCTGCTGACCAAACCTTGGGCTAAGGCTGCGGTCATCCTGATATATGCTGGCTACCTTGCTGGAAGCATCTACGGTTGCTTCCATGTAGAGCAGGGCATAGACCTTAAGGATTTAGCGGCCGATGATTCATATGTCATTAGTTACTATGAACGGGACAGGAAATATTTTTCAGGTTTTGGTCCAAATGTAATGCTTGTTGTGAGAGAGCCCTTTCCATATTGGGACACGACAAAGCGTTCAGAGCTCCGGAAATGTACTGACGACTTTAGAGAGTTGGACTTTGTAAGTAAAAGGTTGTACACATCCTGGCTGGACGCGTACGAACATTTCGGAAAGAAAATGAATCTCAacctcaacaacaaaaaaagcttCATGGCAAACCTTCCAAAGTTTTTCGTGGCAGTGCCGGAATTCAAGCAAGATGTGAACATCACGAGAGGAACCATTCCTGCATCGCGCTTCTTCATCCAAACAGTTCACATCTCCAACTCCTCGATGGAGATCAAAATGATGAACGGTTTGGAAGAGAAAATGAAGACATGCGGGGCGGCCCCTTTGATCACGTTCCACCCGGCGTTCATCTACTACGACCAGTACGCCGTGATCGTCCCCAGCACAGTGCTGAACATCGGGGTGACCACGGCAGTCATGCTGGTCATCTCTCTCCTGCTGATCCCCAACCCGCTCTGCTCCATCTGGGTCACCGTCTCCATCGGCTCGGTGATCGTGGGAGTCACCGGCTTCATGGCTCTGTGGGGCGTGAAGCTGGACACCGTCTCCATGATTATCCTGGTGGTGTGCATCGGCTTCACCGTGGACTTCTCCGCGCACATCTCCTACTGCTTTGTCTCCAGCAAGAAGCCCAGTGCCAACGGCAGGATGGTGGACGCGCTCTTCATGCTCGGCTATCCAATCATGCAAGGCGCGCTGTCCACCATTCtgggtgtggtggtgctggcggCGTCCAAGAACCATATCTTCAGGACATTCTTTAAGATCATGACCTTGGTGATGGTATTTGGGTTGTTACACGGGATCACCTTCCTCCCGGTGTTTTTGACGCTGTTCTCTTGTTGTTCATCAGAAAAGGATGAGgagaaacaggaagtgaaggaCAGTGTTGCGGCACATAACGTAATGCATGACAGCAATAGGCCTGACGACCTGCAATATGCATATGACAACAAAGACTTCGAACAGTGCCACAGAAATATAATGATTTGGAAAGAAAACCTCAAAGTCCATAAGCAACAGCTTAATGTTTACGTAATAGGAAGTGGTCAGCACAAACATCCATGTTTGGAATATGATCCAGACTGTCCATAATGTATATAATTGATACGTCAATATTTCCATTATTTAAttatgaccctaaccctaacattaTACTGTGACTTTTGGGTCAAATCTGAAAGACAACATTCAATGCAGTGATGTGAAAgtttaatgtttttatttatttatttatttattattattacattgtcATTAGACTGAGTCGGTAGGCCGAGCTCGGCCTGGCTTGGTAACCAGTGGTAAGTCATATTAATAGCCAACGGGTGCATGAATATGAAATTTGAATAAACGCATATATGTATAACATTTAACCTTGCAGTATGTCTCAGTGTTAAGTAACACTCGCATAATAGAAATATGTGGATCCTGTTTCCCCTTCACATCTTGATCATAACGGCAAAACTGTATAATCTTTGGACAATCTATAGAATCAGGGGTCCCTCCAGGATCCCAGTATGGCAGGCTTAAGTAAAGACGGGACACCTCATGTGTGCGGATGGTAGCACACGGGGATGGTGAAATGCATGGATGGTGGCCAGGCAGATGCTAGGCTGACTAGGGGTCTGTCAGCCTCCGTCACGGCTGTCGACCGAGCGGACGACCGTTCACCCAGCGTGACGGGAGAGAGGGGTCTCTCCagcagagggagtgagagacagtAGTAGGTGTGGAGGGAGTGGGTGAGAGGGGTGATGGGGTAGACAGAGAGCAGGGGTGAGTGTGGGGGATGAgtgaaggagagggtggtgAAAGAGAAtggtggggagagagaaagagcaaaagGGGCATGAGCAGTTACAAAAGGAGAGGAAAGTGAAAATGGTAAAAGAGGGACaaatagagagaggagggaggaaatgAGGAAGATCGAGATAGGGGAAGAccaagacagag
This is a stretch of genomic DNA from Gadus macrocephalus chromosome 23, ASM3116895v1. It encodes these proteins:
- the LOC132452286 gene encoding patched domain-containing protein 3-like gives rise to the protein MGCRRTDCMERPLSRLFEKLGGLVGSYPIGFFIVPLVVSFILGGGFYFIEKRTDNDIELQFTPRDGPSKKARAVVQEYFPRQKSEFSSQRLVSEGHYATIIAVAKGKSNIMTKEAFEDIIKLDHKVKSVSVVENKWTFVTLCVKVNGGCVPNDLLEIIEYDASKIGHMDIFYPVHNSSAPSKHTFLGSTIGGVRRKENGVIDFAKAVKFVYFLENKGGVEKWLQQFQKTFLNDHGYKNVMVSYYTSQSKQEEIDKLTADGIPLFSITYALAITFSVVSCLRLDNVRNKVWVALIGVLSAGLAVLSSFGLLLYAGVPFVMTVANSPFLILGIGVDDMFIMVSNWQNTNVKDSVPKRMAHTYKEAAMSITITTLTDVLGFYIGLMSDFPSIQYFCLYTSTAIIFCYVYNITFFGAFMALNGRREERNGHWLTYMKVPTEAPAKSSSWNTLCCVGGDYDKETGAEKIQPVNNFFKNYYGPLLTKPWAKAAVILIYAGYLAGSIYGCFHVEQGIDLKDLAADDSYVISYYERDRKYFSGFGPNVMLVVREPFPYWDTTKRSELRKCTDDFRELDFVSKRLYTSWLDAYEHFGKKMNLNLNNKKSFMANLPKFFVAVPEFKQDVNITRGTIPASRFFIQTVHISNSSMEIKMMNGLEEKMKTCGAAPLITFHPAFIYYDQYAVIVPSTVLNIGVTTAVMLVISLLLIPNPLCSIWVTVSIGSVIVGVTGFMALWGVKLDTVSMIILVVCIGFTVDFSAHISYCFVSSKKPSANGRMVDALFMLGYPIMQGALSTILGVVVLAASKNHIFRTFFKIMTLVMVFGLLHGITFLPVFLTLFSCCSSEKDEEKQEVKDSVAAHNVMHDSNRPDDLQYAYDNKDFEQCHRNIMIWKENLKVHKQQLNVYVIGSGQHKHPCLEYDPDCP